The following are from one region of the Candidatus Trichorickettsia mobilis genome:
- the murG gene encoding undecaprenyldiphospho-muramoylpentapeptide beta-N-acetylglucosaminyltransferase has translation MTKQKSIILAAGGTGGHLFPAIALGEELIERGYVVHLITDLRCQKYLTSDLRLITHIIDFKPDAKSLLKKIKSVTGMMLATIKALSIIIKSNAAVIIGFGGYPSFPPMLSGILARIPLVIHEQNCFMGKTNAILARFAKIVALSYKETKNVNHYQDKIVITGDIIRNHIRNIPTKNNFNNVPFRILVIGGSQGARIFSTLIPETITILLAQHPNITLHVTQQVPKEDYSSVNLLYASLGISYQLSDFFHNIAELYSNSELIIARAGASTIAELTTIGLPAIFIPFPHAAENHQFYNAQAVQDQKAGWCFEQHSVTPIQIANKIFELINDRSILTSTSRNLLKRKNKGHKILADTVEKIITD, from the coding sequence ATGACGAAACAAAAATCTATTATCTTAGCTGCTGGCGGCACCGGCGGTCATCTATTCCCGGCCATCGCTTTAGGAGAAGAGCTAATAGAACGTGGATATGTAGTACATCTGATTACTGATTTACGCTGTCAGAAATATCTAACTTCTGACTTAAGGCTAATTACTCATATCATAGATTTTAAGCCAGATGCTAAATCTTTGCTCAAAAAAATAAAATCAGTGACAGGAATGATGCTAGCCACCATAAAAGCACTATCAATAATTATTAAGAGTAATGCTGCTGTTATCATTGGTTTTGGTGGATATCCTAGTTTTCCACCAATGTTATCCGGAATATTAGCTCGCATTCCATTAGTCATTCATGAGCAAAATTGTTTTATGGGAAAAACTAATGCAATTTTGGCACGATTTGCTAAAATTGTAGCTCTATCGTATAAGGAAACTAAAAATGTTAATCATTACCAAGATAAAATTGTAATTACCGGCGACATAATTCGTAACCATATCAGAAATATCCCGACTAAAAATAATTTTAACAACGTTCCTTTCAGGATTTTAGTTATTGGCGGCAGCCAAGGAGCCAGAATTTTTTCTACGCTAATTCCAGAAACTATAACTATCTTATTGGCCCAACATCCTAATATAACATTACATGTAACCCAACAAGTGCCTAAAGAAGATTATAGTAGCGTAAACTTACTTTATGCATCACTTGGAATTTCTTATCAATTATCTGATTTTTTTCATAATATCGCTGAGCTTTATAGTAACTCTGAACTGATTATCGCCAGAGCCGGTGCTTCAACTATCGCTGAATTAACTACAATTGGGTTACCTGCCATATTTATTCCTTTTCCTCACGCAGCAGAGAATCATCAATTTTATAATGCTCAAGCAGTACAAGACCAAAAAGCTGGGTGGTGTTTTGAACAACATTCAGTTACACCTATTCAAATTGCTAACAAAATTTTTGAGTTAATTAATGATCGCAGTATATTAACATCTACCTCACGTAATTTGTTAAAAAGAAAAAATAAGGGGCATAAGATTCTCGCAGACACAGTAGAAAAAATTATTACCGACTAA
- the murD gene encoding UDP-N-acetylmuramoyl-L-alanine--D-glutamate ligase has translation MIHLLSQAGKKIGIFGLNRTGIAAYSALTSFATQIICYDDNYNNCQKFQTIYPEAKIVDLTNPKWTQLDKILLSPGIPLSHPLIKIAEANKITITSDIDLLFEEYHKADFIAVTGTNGKSTTTALIAHILQFAGIDYPAGGNLGNAALSLPSNKTGYVLELSSFQLELINNFRAKIAILLNITPDHLDRHLTMDNYINAKQKILLPSATDSLCYRIIGVDNIITKNIYAQFKQRPQSLVKIIPVSAMEQLPDGITVLENTIYDNIGDESVVIELPYVKSLQGAHNRENIAASYAACCLVKVKPEQIVQALSSFSGLPHRMQYVGSISNIEVYNDSKATNAEAAIKSISTLDNIYWLAGGIAKSGGIEAIKPWFNRINKAYLFGQDKELFAQTLAGTAVNVHICKDLEEAVDSAFRDALEACSTLDNKKRMNILLAPAASSYDQFLNFEQRGEMFVKFCIQRPNFNAS, from the coding sequence ATGATACACTTACTTTCACAAGCTGGTAAAAAAATTGGCATATTTGGGCTTAACAGAACCGGTATTGCTGCTTATTCTGCGTTAACATCATTCGCAACACAAATTATTTGTTACGATGATAATTATAATAATTGTCAAAAATTTCAAACAATTTATCCTGAAGCCAAAATTGTTGATTTAACTAACCCTAAATGGACGCAGCTAGACAAAATATTATTAAGCCCTGGCATTCCGTTATCTCATCCTTTAATAAAGATAGCTGAAGCCAACAAAATTACCATTACTTCAGACATTGACCTATTATTTGAAGAATATCATAAGGCAGATTTTATAGCGGTTACCGGCACTAACGGTAAAAGCACTACTACTGCATTAATTGCCCATATTTTACAATTTGCCGGCATAGACTACCCTGCAGGCGGTAACCTTGGTAATGCCGCGCTTAGTCTGCCATCAAATAAAACTGGATATGTCTTAGAACTATCTTCTTTCCAATTGGAATTAATCAATAATTTTAGAGCAAAGATTGCAATATTGTTAAATATTACTCCGGATCATCTTGATCGACACCTAACTATGGATAATTATATTAACGCCAAACAAAAAATTTTACTGCCCTCAGCTACAGATAGTTTGTGTTACCGAATAATTGGTGTTGATAATATTATTACTAAAAATATTTATGCGCAATTCAAACAACGACCACAATCTTTAGTAAAAATTATTCCTGTTTCTGCAATGGAGCAACTGCCAGATGGTATTACCGTACTAGAAAATACCATATATGATAATATTGGAGATGAGTCAGTGGTTATTGAATTACCTTATGTCAAGTCTTTACAAGGCGCTCATAACCGTGAAAATATTGCCGCAAGTTACGCAGCTTGTTGTCTTGTAAAAGTAAAACCCGAACAAATAGTACAAGCTCTCTCATCTTTCTCTGGTTTACCGCACCGTATGCAATATGTAGGCTCTATTAGTAATATTGAAGTTTATAACGACAGCAAAGCAACAAATGCTGAGGCCGCTATAAAATCGATTTCAACTCTTGATAATATTTATTGGCTAGCTGGTGGTATTGCTAAAAGCGGAGGTATTGAAGCCATAAAACCATGGTTTAATCGTATAAATAAAGCTTATTTATTTGGACAAGATAAGGAATTATTTGCTCAAACTTTAGCTGGTACTGCAGTAAATGTGCATATATGTAAAGATCTAGAAGAAGCGGTCGACTCAGCTTTCCGTGATGCATTAGAAGCTTGCTCTACTCTTGATAATAAAAAACGAATGAATATCTTGCTGGCACCAGCAGCTAGTTCCTACGATCAATTCTTAAACTTTGAACAACGTGGTGAAATGTTTGTAAAATTTTGTATACAAAGGCCAAATTTTAATGCGTCATAA
- the tsf gene encoding translation elongation factor Ts, whose protein sequence is MISASLVKDLREKTGAGMMDCKKALLETNGDFEAAIDWLRTKGLAAAAKKAERIAAEGLTAAIVVGNRGAVVEVNSETDFVARNEQFQHLVKSIGELAVQCDNFESLTAASMPSGKSVADEIIENISTIGENINLRRMNVVKVQDGVIASYVHNSVVEGLGKIAVIVGLESKAADKTKLKSLGKQIAMHIAALKPQALNQSDLDPALIQRERDIFFEQSRASGKPDNIIEKMIEGRIRKFFEEVVLVDQVFVIDGKLRISEVLANAAKDLGAELTIANFVRYEVGEGIEQEDKNFADEVAAVMK, encoded by the coding sequence ATGATTAGTGCGTCACTTGTAAAAGATTTAAGAGAAAAAACCGGTGCTGGGATGATGGATTGCAAAAAAGCTCTGTTGGAAACAAATGGAGATTTTGAAGCAGCAATAGATTGGTTAAGAACAAAAGGGCTGGCTGCTGCCGCTAAAAAAGCTGAAAGGATAGCAGCTGAGGGGCTGACTGCTGCTATAGTTGTAGGCAACAGAGGAGCGGTAGTAGAAGTTAATTCAGAAACTGATTTTGTTGCTCGTAATGAACAATTTCAACATTTAGTGAAATCAATTGGCGAATTAGCTGTGCAGTGTGATAATTTTGAATCATTGACGGCGGCCTCAATGCCAAGCGGCAAGTCAGTAGCTGATGAAATTATAGAGAACATTTCTACAATTGGTGAAAATATTAATTTACGACGAATGAACGTAGTAAAAGTCCAAGATGGAGTTATTGCGTCTTATGTTCATAATAGTGTAGTTGAAGGACTTGGTAAAATAGCAGTAATAGTAGGTTTAGAGTCAAAAGCAGCTGATAAAACTAAACTTAAATCATTGGGTAAACAAATAGCTATGCATATTGCTGCATTAAAACCACAGGCATTAAACCAATCTGATTTAGATCCTGCATTAATACAGCGTGAACGTGATATTTTCTTTGAACAATCTAGAGCTTCTGGTAAACCAGATAATATCATTGAAAAAATGATTGAAGGTAGAATTCGTAAGTTTTTTGAAGAAGTAGTGCTAGTGGATCAAGTATTTGTTATTGATGGCAAATTAAGAATTTCTGAGGTGTTGGCTAATGCTGCAAAAGATTTAGGTGCCGAGTTGACTATTGCCAATTTTGTTCGTTATGAGGTTGGAGAAGGTATAGAGCAGGAAGATAAAAATTTTGCAGATGAAGTTGCGGCAGTGATGAAGTAA
- the rpsB gene encoding 30S ribosomal protein S2, with translation MSKLPVVSIAELLDAGVHFGHKTARWNPKMAPYIYGIKDDIHIINLQQTAALIPIALNVIYETVKNGGKVLFVSTKVQASDIVAEYAEKCGQYYVNHRWLGGMLTNWGTISRSIKKLDNLEKILNNEEEAAGYTKKEALEITRKKDKLIKSLGGIRNLHDRPDLLVIIDTNKEHLAVKEAVKLEIPMVAVVDTNSDPDAIQFPIPGNDDAMRSIRLYCQLFAKAVLAGVEDALVASGVDIGAMDSSEMTTKNISSITKFKQPKRVSKATAMDVETRTAEEFEIGLQADNKQS, from the coding sequence ATGTCAAAGCTACCAGTTGTTAGCATTGCTGAATTACTTGATGCCGGAGTTCATTTTGGCCATAAAACAGCTCGTTGGAATCCAAAAATGGCACCGTATATTTACGGTATAAAGGACGATATTCATATTATTAATTTACAACAAACAGCGGCTCTTATTCCAATAGCACTTAATGTAATTTATGAAACCGTAAAAAATGGTGGGAAAGTTTTATTCGTAAGCACTAAAGTTCAAGCAAGCGATATTGTTGCTGAATATGCAGAAAAATGTGGACAATATTATGTTAATCATCGATGGCTTGGTGGAATGTTAACTAATTGGGGCACTATTTCTCGTTCTATAAAGAAGCTGGATAATCTTGAGAAAATTTTAAACAACGAAGAGGAAGCTGCTGGATATACTAAGAAAGAAGCTTTAGAGATCACTAGAAAAAAAGACAAATTGATTAAGTCTTTAGGTGGAATTCGTAATTTGCACGATAGACCTGATTTGCTAGTGATAATTGATACTAACAAAGAACATTTAGCGGTAAAAGAAGCGGTTAAGCTTGAAATCCCAATGGTAGCAGTGGTTGATACTAATTCTGATCCAGACGCTATTCAATTTCCTATCCCAGGAAATGATGATGCCATGAGGTCTATTAGGTTATATTGTCAGCTATTTGCAAAAGCGGTACTTGCTGGAGTTGAGGATGCTCTTGTGGCTAGTGGTGTCGATATTGGAGCTATGGATTCTTCAGAAATGACCACAAAAAATATCAGCAGTATTACTAAATTCAAGCAACCAAAAAGAGTTTCTAAGGCTACTGCTATGGATGTAGAAACTAGAACTGCAGAAGAGTTTGAAATAGGACTACAGGCTGATAATAAGCAAAGCTAA
- a CDS encoding tetratricopeptide repeat protein, translated as MFTSYITAAKAYNKTNIFNDGCNILYLEPFLHAGVTNLINTNEPFESQDSKFWCERGSTFRNSHQYDKALECCNKAIIIDPNCFEAWYIQSCVYHHHLNMFAEALDCYN; from the coding sequence ATGTTTACATCTTACATCACTGCTGCAAAAGCTTATAACAAAACCAACATTTTCAATGATGGCTGTAATATATTATATCTTGAACCATTTCTTCATGCCGGTGTTACCAACCTTATCAATACAAACGAACCGTTCGAGTCACAAGACTCAAAATTTTGGTGTGAGCGAGGCAGTACTTTTCGTAATTCACACCAGTATGATAAGGCACTTGAATGCTGCAATAAGGCAATTATAATAGATCCTAATTGTTTTGAAGCTTGGTATATTCAATCTTGTGTCTACCATCACCACTTAAATATGTTTGCGGAAGCGCTTGACTGCTACAATTAG
- the ftsW gene encoding putative lipid II flippase FtsW, whose translation MRHNQTSFFRLWWRSIDQQIIISLIILFCFSLILVTTSGAMVAARIGLDEHYFSSRQPFYLLIAIIIIILTSSLDKNQLKRLAILGFLVNVILLVLVKFYGYEVKGAVRWINVGGFSLQPSEFIKPLFAVVTGWLLSLKSEEEFPSFIICAILYFIVAGLLVTQPDFGMLVIVTAVFGVQLFVAGMPIFWIIFAFMTSIFGVLLAYFFLPHVTVRINSFLDPESSENYQVRKSIMAFEHGGLYGRGPGEGAVKQTLPDSHTDFIFAVAGEEFGAIICLVIITTFAFIVIRCLYKLINVEDKFIRLATTGIIAQFGLQSIINIGVTLNLLPTKGMTLPFISYGGSSTIAIAIGMGIMLGLTKQAPSVTQYKIQDIHL comes from the coding sequence ATGCGTCATAATCAAACTAGTTTTTTTAGGCTATGGTGGCGAAGCATAGATCAACAAATTATTATTTCTTTAATAATTTTATTTTGTTTCAGCTTAATATTAGTTACTACTTCTGGCGCAATGGTAGCTGCCCGTATTGGTTTAGATGAACATTATTTTTCTTCTAGACAACCCTTTTATTTATTAATTGCTATTATCATCATTATTTTAACTTCATCATTAGACAAAAATCAGCTAAAAAGACTAGCAATTTTAGGATTTTTAGTAAATGTTATCTTATTGGTTTTAGTAAAATTTTATGGTTATGAAGTTAAAGGAGCAGTACGATGGATTAATGTAGGTGGTTTTTCACTACAACCATCAGAATTTATCAAACCTCTTTTTGCAGTTGTTACCGGATGGTTATTATCTTTAAAATCTGAAGAAGAATTTCCAAGTTTTATTATTTGTGCAATATTATACTTTATTGTTGCTGGATTACTTGTTACACAACCGGATTTTGGCATGCTAGTTATAGTAACTGCTGTTTTTGGCGTACAATTATTCGTTGCCGGCATGCCTATATTCTGGATTATATTTGCATTCATGACTAGTATATTTGGGGTATTATTGGCTTATTTTTTTCTACCGCATGTTACGGTAAGAATAAACAGCTTCCTTGATCCGGAAAGCAGCGAAAATTATCAAGTAAGAAAATCGATTATGGCCTTTGAACATGGTGGATTATACGGTCGTGGTCCCGGTGAAGGAGCGGTAAAACAGACTCTTCCAGATTCTCATACAGATTTTATTTTTGCAGTTGCTGGTGAAGAATTTGGAGCTATCATCTGTTTGGTTATAATAACTACCTTTGCCTTTATAGTAATCAGATGTTTATATAAACTTATCAATGTAGAAGATAAATTTATCAGATTAGCAACAACTGGTATTATTGCTCAATTTGGTCTACAATCGATTATTAATATTGGAGTAACGTTAAATTTATTGCCTACTAAAGGTATGACATTACCTTTCATTAGTTATGGTGGCTCTTCAACAATTGCCATTGCTATTGGCATGGGTATTATGCTTGGTCTAACCAAGCAAGCGCCTTCCGTTACTCAGTACAAGATACAGGACATTCACTTATAG
- a CDS encoding DUF2282 domain-containing protein yields the protein MQRSNKMRDKLSIILVTGVLSLNIADIAAQDNDDVPQEKCYCIAKAGRNDCATNSHSCAGLATKDFDCSEWMYVASGSCQEVGGSVESK from the coding sequence ATGCAAAGGTCTAATAAAATGCGTGATAAATTAAGCATAATACTTGTTACTGGTGTTTTAAGTCTTAATATTGCTGATATTGCAGCACAAGATAATGATGATGTACCACAGGAGAAATGTTACTGCATAGCAAAAGCCGGCCGTAATGATTGTGCTACTAACTCACATAGTTGTGCGGGGTTGGCTACTAAAGATTTTGATTGCTCTGAATGGATGTATGTTGCTAGTGGATCTTGTCAAGAAGTTGGTGGCTCAGTAGAGAGTAAATAA
- a CDS encoding tetratricopeptide repeat protein: protein MLQLGYTSYKLNKYAQAIDSYEKAIEINKDLKTPYYNLEIANEARDIVLIGINPKIEDNEDNIV from the coding sequence CTGCTACAATTAGGTTATACCTCATACAAATTAAACAAGTATGCACAAGCGATTGACAGCTATGAAAAAGCAATTGAGATAAATAAAGATCTTAAAACGCCTTACTATAATCTAGAGATAGCCAATGAAGCACGCGATATAGTTTTAATTGGAATTAACCCTAAAATTGAAGATAATGAAGACAATATTGTGTAA
- a CDS encoding folylpolyglutamate synthase/dihydrofolate synthase family protein produces the protein MRMPHWPTLPWQQNPEYDLTNILQLLKILGSPHKSTPPVIHIAGTNGKGSTVAILKSIFEAANYKVHAYTSPHLIEFNERIILAGEQITDHYLFEICERTRRASETLNMEPRFFEAVTAASFLAFSEVKADILLLETGLGGRLDATNVITQPLLTIITPISYDHTEYLGNSLQVIAAEKAGIIKPNVPCVISSQVQEVYEVLLNKCNNDSSPAFCYEYDFIIFKNNNHSFQYSTANIKQNFPAPSLLGDHQLINAAAAIAAVSLINKQFHITKQQIDTGLQNTIWPARIQKIDQAKYAHLINSHIQIWVDGAHNSNGAQVLAHWIRHNLTEPTYLILGMTKNRNIKDFCSHFYGIIIKGYTVKVLSEPSSYNATTLAEQASLTGIEFAPAEELIDAIVKIDNQTKSSSINIVICGSLFLAADFFKLIQGLSSR, from the coding sequence ATGAGAATGCCGCATTGGCCAACATTACCATGGCAACAAAATCCGGAATATGATCTTACAAATATTCTGCAATTATTAAAAATTCTAGGATCACCACATAAATCTACACCACCAGTGATTCACATAGCAGGCACTAATGGTAAAGGTTCAACGGTAGCAATATTGAAGAGTATTTTTGAAGCAGCAAATTATAAAGTACACGCTTACACTTCTCCGCACTTAATTGAATTCAACGAAAGAATTATCTTAGCTGGAGAACAAATAACTGATCATTATCTATTTGAGATCTGCGAAAGAACACGAAGAGCCAGCGAAACTTTAAATATGGAGCCAAGATTTTTTGAAGCAGTTACAGCTGCCAGCTTTTTAGCATTTTCAGAAGTTAAAGCTGACATACTACTGTTAGAAACTGGCTTAGGTGGTAGATTAGATGCTACTAATGTTATTACTCAACCGTTGCTGACCATAATTACTCCGATTTCCTATGATCACACTGAATATTTAGGCAATAGCTTACAAGTTATTGCTGCAGAAAAAGCTGGAATAATTAAGCCTAACGTACCTTGTGTTATTAGCTCTCAAGTCCAAGAAGTATATGAAGTGTTACTAAATAAGTGTAATAATGACAGCTCTCCTGCATTTTGCTATGAATATGATTTTATTATCTTTAAAAACAATAACCATAGTTTTCAGTACTCAACAGCTAATATTAAACAAAACTTCCCTGCTCCATCATTACTTGGCGATCATCAATTAATTAACGCCGCTGCCGCAATTGCAGCGGTTAGCTTAATTAACAAACAATTTCATATAACCAAACAACAAATTGACACCGGATTACAGAATACTATATGGCCAGCCAGGATCCAAAAAATTGATCAAGCGAAATATGCTCATTTAATTAACAGCCACATTCAAATTTGGGTAGATGGAGCTCATAACAGCAATGGAGCTCAAGTATTAGCACACTGGATACGCCATAATTTAACCGAACCTACATATTTAATATTAGGTATGACTAAAAACCGAAATATCAAAGATTTTTGTTCACATTTTTATGGAATCATCATCAAAGGCTACACAGTCAAAGTACTCTCTGAGCCATCAAGCTATAATGCAACTACATTAGCAGAACAAGCATCACTTACAGGTATAGAATTTGCTCCAGCTGAAGAATTAATCGACGCTATAGTAAAAATCGACAATCAAACTAAAAGCTCCTCAATAAATATTGTAATTTGTGGCTCTTTGTTTTTAGCAGCAGATTTTTTTAAATTAATTCAAGGTTTATCTAGTAGATAA
- the lipB gene encoding lipoyl(octanoyl) transferase LipB, which yields MVQWITLPGISDYQQTIELMEDTVASVISGTVDETIYLLEHNEVYTAGSSFKVNELLNSNEIPVVYTGRGGKFTYHGKGQRIIYPVLNLSIARRSKDLKLYIHMLENWIINVLRQIDIEAFTIHNKVGIWVRHLGQEAKIAAIGIRVRKWVTYHGIAVNISTDLKKFSGIIPCGIEGGQTVSLSALGASVTLQQFDCILQQEFNKIGF from the coding sequence ATGGTTCAGTGGATTACTTTACCTGGCATCTCGGATTATCAGCAAACCATCGAATTAATGGAAGATACGGTAGCTTCAGTGATTTCTGGCACTGTGGATGAAACTATTTATCTATTGGAGCATAATGAAGTATATACAGCAGGAAGTAGCTTTAAGGTTAATGAGTTGTTGAATAGCAATGAAATACCAGTAGTTTATACTGGTAGAGGCGGTAAATTTACCTATCACGGTAAGGGGCAAAGGATAATTTATCCGGTGTTGAATTTATCAATCGCTAGAAGGTCTAAGGATCTAAAATTATATATTCACATGTTAGAAAATTGGATCATAAATGTTTTAAGGCAAATAGATATCGAAGCTTTTACGATCCACAATAAAGTTGGCATTTGGGTTAGACATTTAGGGCAGGAAGCAAAAATTGCTGCCATTGGTATACGAGTGAGAAAGTGGGTGACTTATCACGGAATAGCAGTAAATATTAGTACTGATCTTAAAAAATTCTCTGGCATTATTCCATGTGGTATTGAAGGTGGACAGACAGTATCTCTATCGGCTTTAGGAGCTTCAGTAACACTTCAGCAGTTTGATTGCATTTTACAGCAAGAGTTCAATAAAATAGGCTTCTAA